Proteins encoded by one window of Bacteroidia bacterium:
- a CDS encoding glycosyltransferase family 39 protein gives MAGFVAKIAIGFHLKESFLNRGNSKTYLNALASNLYLNGEYSLVQGIPSVDYEPLYPALMSISYAVTGYNWLGLTILQATLHLITSLLLFKIGTRLFHPIAGFFAACYHALYPYLFTYSFSIYDTTLFVFLLVLIIDLLLTEKLSSKKLVLAGIIIGLAFLTRATIITFLPGLFLYVFYRYFKSENITAAFISCSLIVAGSLLAMAPWLVRNYALTGKLLISTHGSFGMWQGNNPLSFEYLKANKSLDEIYRLSPPVPIYAQYPLAARTPDEAVKAAAAYQQEAVNWIKNNFPEFVSMGWLKAEKLWSWNRNPDSKSVKFGSNEGRKSVYLISYLPLLLLFPFGLIILFKKHPPEAFMLLLILLAFTGAHAIAIGFTRARIPIDFFLMLCSGITITYLMQRFFPSFYLKFKSS, from the coding sequence TTGGCGGGGTTCGTTGCAAAAATTGCCATTGGATTTCACCTTAAAGAATCCTTTCTGAATCGTGGTAATTCAAAAACCTATCTTAATGCGCTTGCAAGCAATTTGTATCTTAATGGTGAATATAGTCTTGTTCAGGGAATTCCTTCTGTTGACTATGAGCCATTGTATCCGGCTTTAATGAGCATCAGCTATGCTGTTACAGGATATAATTGGCTAGGTCTGACCATTCTTCAGGCTACTCTGCATCTCATTACCTCTCTCTTGTTATTTAAAATCGGCACCAGGCTTTTTCATCCCATTGCAGGTTTTTTTGCTGCATGTTATCATGCTTTATATCCCTATCTCTTTACCTATTCGTTTTCTATTTACGACACTACACTTTTTGTTTTTCTTCTTGTATTGATTATTGATTTATTGCTTACAGAAAAACTTTCTTCGAAAAAACTTGTACTTGCCGGAATTATTATTGGTCTGGCATTCTTAACAAGAGCAACTATCATTACCTTTCTTCCAGGTTTGTTTCTCTATGTATTCTATCGCTACTTCAAATCCGAGAATATAACAGCGGCATTTATCAGTTGCTCACTAATTGTTGCAGGAAGTCTTCTGGCAATGGCACCTTGGTTGGTAAGAAACTATGCACTAACAGGAAAATTATTAATCAGCACTCATGGGTCATTCGGCATGTGGCAAGGCAACAATCCTTTGTCATTCGAATATCTTAAAGCAAATAAATCATTAGACGAAATTTATAGATTAAGCCCGCCAGTGCCCATTTATGCACAGTATCCACTTGCCGCACGTACACCTGATGAGGCAGTAAAAGCAGCTGCAGCCTATCAGCAAGAGGCTGTAAATTGGATAAAAAACAATTTCCCTGAATTTGTTTCTATGGGTTGGCTTAAAGCAGAAAAACTTTGGAGTTGGAATCGCAACCCTGATAGTAAAAGTGTGAAATTCGGAAGCAATGAAGGACGTAAATCCGTTTATCTTATTTCATACCTGCCATTGTTACTACTCTTTCCCTTTGGATTGATAATATTATTTAAAAAACATCCGCCTGAGGCATTTATGCTGTTACTTATCTTACTTGCTTTCACCGGTGCACATGCCATTGCTATTGGGTTCACCAGAGCACGCATACCTATTGATTTTTTCCTGATGTTATGTAGTGGCATAACCATCACTTACTTAATGCAACGCTTTTTTCCATCCTTTTATCTTAAATTTAAATCATCATGA
- a CDS encoding acyl-CoA reductase yields MSQTENIVNTFIRVGQRIKAFCEQYPNGSLEGIVDTAKVNNPWFTAHNQIKSLKAIASMLQPESLQQWISCYSLTEQLPKSIGVVMAGNIPAVGFHDLMTVLVSGNKIQIKPSSSDRILMEWIAAIIKSENAELGNRISFVDKLQRPDAVIATGSDNTARYFHYYFSKVPHVIRKNRNSVAVLKGNETSEELFALGDDIFSYFGLGCRNVSKLMVPVGYNFENFFKAIEPYGNELLLHNKYINNYDYYRAIYLMESVPFLTNNFVHLLEQQSIASPVSVIHYETYDNQSLLQQLLTDEADKIQCIISADKITGKEIPFGKGQKPSASDYADGVDTLHFLIEQFSEQNNSNA; encoded by the coding sequence ATGTCGCAGACAGAAAATATTGTAAATACCTTTATCCGTGTAGGGCAAAGAATTAAGGCATTTTGTGAGCAGTATCCAAATGGATCACTGGAGGGTATTGTTGATACCGCTAAGGTCAATAATCCCTGGTTTACCGCACATAACCAAATTAAGTCGTTGAAGGCTATAGCTTCTATGTTGCAACCTGAATCTTTACAACAGTGGATTAGCTGCTATAGTTTAACAGAGCAACTACCTAAAAGTATTGGTGTGGTGATGGCGGGAAATATTCCTGCTGTGGGCTTTCATGATTTGATGACAGTTTTAGTTTCAGGTAACAAAATTCAGATAAAACCCTCATCATCTGATAGAATATTAATGGAGTGGATAGCCGCTATCATAAAAAGTGAGAATGCAGAACTAGGTAATCGGATTTCTTTTGTGGACAAATTGCAAAGGCCCGATGCAGTTATTGCAACCGGCTCAGATAATACAGCACGATATTTCCATTATTATTTTAGTAAGGTGCCACATGTTATCAGGAAAAACAGAAACAGTGTAGCTGTCTTGAAGGGTAATGAAACAAGTGAAGAATTGTTTGCATTGGGAGATGATATATTCTCCTATTTTGGGTTAGGTTGCCGCAATGTATCAAAGCTAATGGTGCCGGTGGGTTATAATTTCGAGAACTTTTTTAAAGCAATTGAGCCTTATGGTAATGAATTGTTATTACATAATAAATATATCAACAACTACGATTATTACCGGGCAATATATTTAATGGAAAGCGTTCCTTTTCTTACCAATAATTTTGTGCATTTGTTAGAACAGCAAAGTATTGCCTCTCCGGTTTCAGTAATACACTATGAAACCTATGACAATCAAAGTTTACTGCAACAATTGCTAACCGATGAAGCTGATAAAATACAATGTATCATTTCGGCTGATAAGATTACAGGAAAAGAAATACCCTTTGGTAAAGGGCAAAAGCCATCGGCAAGTGATTATGCCGATGGTGTAGATACCCTGCATTTTTTAATTGAACAATTTTCTGAGCAAAATAACAGCAATGCTTAA
- a CDS encoding tetratricopeptide repeat protein, translated as MMHDDDYDGLDDQGENLGNNVQRFEEMLRNHETYFFDADSLIKITDFYLEKFDYDKAMEVIKYGQNLHPDNTAFKAKEAYITHLQGNSEEALEMINQLLTVNPKNEDLYLIKGLIYNSLGMFPEGRKTFKELLSFTEFKEDVCFHIAQTYLQTFDYHGAIHYFKNCLFENKKNEVAADELSECFDRAGRASEGITYFQALIDQDPYNALFWFHLGQMYQCCIEYEKAINAYDYCILIDENMDEAYIQSGQCHMLAGNYEKAIQAFKQSFEYNTPEAFVYDNIAQCYFELGNHEESRSYFKKAVKSNPSFHSSWYGIGMTLSEEERWYEAIHYLKKAIELNSDISDYWFLLGDCERELGNFEEADEAYRKVIEMDPDFLDIWYEYPEFLMEQNRTDEALQYAYLAVKYFPNDIAVHLRYIILQYRNGNIKTAYSLLSAAINNEENIREIIEEIYPELLNDSNIQKILEQNN; from the coding sequence ATGATGCATGACGATGACTATGATGGACTTGATGATCAAGGTGAAAATTTAGGTAACAACGTTCAGCGCTTTGAAGAAATGCTGCGCAATCATGAAACCTACTTTTTTGATGCCGATTCGCTGATAAAAATTACCGACTTTTATTTAGAGAAGTTTGACTATGATAAGGCTATGGAAGTCATAAAATATGGTCAGAATCTTCATCCGGACAATACTGCTTTTAAAGCAAAAGAAGCCTACATCACTCACCTTCAGGGCAACTCTGAAGAGGCTCTGGAAATGATAAATCAGCTTCTTACCGTAAACCCAAAAAATGAAGACCTTTATCTGATTAAAGGTCTTATCTATAATTCTTTAGGAATGTTTCCGGAAGGACGTAAAACATTCAAAGAACTTTTGTCATTCACAGAGTTTAAAGAAGATGTTTGCTTTCATATTGCACAAACCTATCTGCAAACATTCGACTATCACGGAGCCATACATTATTTTAAAAACTGCCTCTTCGAAAACAAAAAAAACGAAGTTGCTGCCGATGAGTTGAGCGAATGCTTTGACCGTGCAGGAAGAGCATCAGAAGGCATCACTTATTTTCAGGCATTAATTGATCAGGATCCTTACAATGCATTGTTCTGGTTTCATTTAGGACAAATGTATCAGTGTTGCATAGAGTATGAAAAAGCTATCAATGCATACGACTATTGTATTCTGATTGACGAAAACATGGACGAGGCCTATATACAAAGCGGACAGTGTCACATGTTGGCAGGTAATTATGAAAAAGCTATTCAGGCATTTAAGCAAAGTTTTGAATATAACACCCCTGAAGCATTTGTTTATGATAATATAGCACAGTGCTATTTTGAATTGGGAAATCATGAAGAATCACGGAGCTATTTTAAAAAGGCTGTAAAAAGTAATCCTTCATTTCACAGCTCATGGTATGGCATTGGAATGACTTTGTCGGAAGAAGAGCGGTGGTATGAAGCCATTCACTATCTTAAAAAAGCAATTGAACTGAACAGTGATATTAGTGATTATTGGTTTTTGCTTGGAGACTGCGAACGCGAATTAGGTAACTTTGAAGAGGCTGATGAAGCTTATAGAAAAGTGATTGAAATGGACCCGGATTTTTTAGATATCTGGTATGAGTATCCCGAATTTCTGATGGAACAAAACCGAACAGATGAAGCACTTCAATATGCTTATCTTGCAGTAAAATATTTTCCAAATGACATTGCAGTACATTTGCGATATATCATTTTACAATACAGAAATGGTAACATAAAAACAGCCTACAGTTTGCTATCTGCTGCCATCAACAACGAAGAAAATATCAGGGAAATTATTGAAGAGATATACCCTGAACTTTTGAATGACTCTAACATTCAGAAAATTTTAGAACAAAACAATTAG
- a CDS encoding NAD(P)-dependent oxidoreductase produces MIKILANDGIDAAGKKIFDAAGFSVSTDKVPQEKLAEALKNFDAILVRSATTVRTDVIDACPNLKVIGRAGVGMDNIDVKYAREKGLAVINTPAASSQSVAELVFAHLFTGVRMLYDANRNMPACSSKETFEKLKKSYSAGIELKGKTIGIIGAGQIGKCVAAIAVGLGMNVLFHRLNNEDVVVDMDFHPALGQKKITITFKCVSFTKLLIESDFITLHVPFPKGSAPVIGKKELDLIKNGAGIVNTARGGVISEADLIEALNSGKISFAGIDVFEGEPIINQTLCTHPKVTLSPHIGGSTKEAQERIGIELAEKVVEYFTKK; encoded by the coding sequence ATGATTAAAATATTAGCCAATGACGGCATTGATGCTGCTGGAAAAAAAATATTTGATGCAGCAGGATTTTCGGTTTCTACAGATAAAGTACCTCAGGAAAAACTTGCTGAAGCACTTAAGAATTTTGATGCTATATTAGTAAGAAGTGCTACTACTGTACGCACTGATGTTATTGATGCATGTCCAAATCTTAAAGTAATTGGTCGTGCCGGTGTAGGTATGGATAATATTGATGTAAAGTATGCCCGCGAAAAAGGACTTGCCGTTATAAATACTCCGGCTGCATCATCACAATCAGTTGCAGAATTGGTGTTTGCACATTTGTTCACCGGAGTGCGAATGCTGTATGATGCCAACCGCAACATGCCAGCCTGCTCTTCCAAAGAAACATTTGAAAAACTGAAGAAATCATACTCCGCAGGAATAGAACTAAAGGGAAAAACAATAGGTATTATTGGTGCCGGACAAATTGGTAAGTGCGTAGCTGCCATAGCAGTTGGTTTGGGAATGAACGTTTTATTTCATAGACTCAACAATGAAGATGTTGTAGTAGATATGGATTTTCACCCTGCATTAGGACAGAAGAAAATCACTATTACTTTTAAATGTGTGTCTTTCACTAAACTACTTATTGAGAGTGATTTTATTACGCTACATGTGCCATTTCCAAAAGGTAGCGCACCGGTTATCGGGAAGAAAGAACTTGACCTCATAAAAAATGGTGCAGGCATTGTTAACACAGCACGTGGTGGAGTAATTTCAGAAGCCGATTTGATTGAAGCACTTAATTCAGGAAAAATATCATTTGCAGGCATTGATGTTTTTGAAGGCGAACCAATTATCAACCAAACACTTTGCACACATCCTAAAGTAACCTTGTCACCACACATTGGTGGTTCAACAAAAGAAGCACAAGAGCGCATAGGGATTGAACTTGCAGAAAAAGTAGTTGAATATTTTACTAAAAAATAA
- a CDS encoding phosphosulfolactate synthase → MNFELSQVPSRSIKPRENGLTMVMDKGLSLRETEDFISSSGEFTDLVKLGFGSSLITPNLDKKIALYKEAGIPIYFGGTLLEAFLIRDEFDKYLKVLSKYKMEYAEISDGSIVIPHKIKCDYIKKLAKHVTVISEVGSKEEGIIIRPNVWIQMMERELEAGVWKVIAEARESGTVGIYRPNGKAHVMLINKIISRVPADKIIWETPQKSQQVYFIKQFGSNVNLGNIAPSEVIAVESLRLGLRSDTFFHFLDKDSINRFTN, encoded by the coding sequence ATGAATTTTGAATTGAGTCAAGTGCCTTCACGAAGTATAAAACCTCGTGAGAATGGCTTAACCATGGTTATGGATAAAGGCCTCAGCCTTCGTGAAACAGAAGATTTTATTTCCTCCTCAGGCGAATTTACCGATTTGGTAAAATTAGGTTTCGGAAGTAGTCTGATAACCCCGAATCTGGATAAAAAAATCGCTCTATATAAAGAAGCCGGGATACCGATCTACTTTGGCGGAACATTGTTAGAAGCATTTCTTATAAGAGATGAGTTTGACAAGTACCTGAAAGTTTTATCTAAATACAAGATGGAATATGCCGAAATATCAGATGGCTCCATCGTAATTCCACATAAAATAAAATGTGATTATATTAAAAAGCTTGCCAAACACGTAACAGTAATTTCAGAAGTAGGATCAAAAGAAGAAGGAATAATTATCCGTCCAAACGTGTGGATTCAAATGATGGAACGTGAATTAGAAGCCGGTGTTTGGAAAGTAATTGCGGAAGCCCGCGAAAGTGGTACAGTAGGCATTTACCGTCCAAATGGAAAAGCACACGTAATGCTTATTAATAAAATAATTTCCAGAGTACCTGCCGATAAAATTATATGGGAAACGCCTCAAAAATCGCAGCAGGTTTATTTTATTAAGCAATTTGGATCTAATGTGAACCTGGGCAACATTGCACCCAGCGAAGTAATAGCGGTTGAATCGCTGCGCTTAGGATTAAGAAGTGATACTTTTTTCCATTTTCTTGATAAAGACTCTATCAATAGATTTACCAACTAA
- a CDS encoding RNA polymerase sigma factor, which produces MTALEYNTCVDQYADGIYRFILHNIKDEDDARDVVQDTFEKCWRNHENIQYEKVKSYLFTTAHHTMIDRIRKSSRQELLSEYHEEPSHNKHYSDLKNVLKMALDKLPAIQKSVILLRDYEGYDYKEIGEITGLSESQVKVYIYRGRMALKEFIGSLSNVI; this is translated from the coding sequence GTGACGGCATTGGAGTACAATACCTGTGTAGATCAATACGCTGACGGCATATACCGTTTCATTCTGCATAATATAAAAGATGAGGATGATGCACGGGATGTGGTACAGGATACATTTGAAAAATGCTGGCGCAATCATGAAAATATTCAGTACGAAAAAGTGAAATCTTATTTGTTTACCACAGCACATCATACCATGATTGACAGAATCAGAAAGTCGAGCCGTCAGGAGTTGTTGAGTGAATATCATGAGGAGCCATCACATAATAAACACTATTCTGATTTGAAAAATGTATTGAAAATGGCTTTAGATAAACTACCTGCCATTCAAAAGTCAGTGATATTATTACGCGACTATGAGGGTTATGATTATAAAGAAATAGGAGAGATTACCGGCCTTAGTGAATCGCAGGTGAAGGTATATATTTATCGTGGCAGAATGGCGTTGAAAGAATTTATTGGCAGTTTGAGTAATGTAATTTAA
- a CDS encoding dihydrofolate reductase: MRILLVILTATSGVLALTSCKQAPKQENANTAAKTTPEIEIVADRFADIQMLRYTIPGFEELSLPQKQLAYYLYMAGMSGRDIFYDQKNRYNLQIRKTLETILETYQGDKNEDNYKKFMVYAKRFFFSNGIHHHYSTDKMIPEFDPAFLDTLISKSDYSKMPNEGKKIEEFISFLKPILFDPKLDAKGVSLAADVDNVKASSSNLYENVTQKEVEQFYKNKILPGVKEQPSWGLNSKVMKVNGKIEEQVWKSGGMYGAAIDKIVYWLEKAVTVAENDAQKATLEALVKFYKTGNLKDYDDYCVLWVKDTASRIDIANGFIEVYLDPMHKKGAYESVLSLKDLEATKRIAAIGKEAQWFEDHSPILPEHKKKNVKGISAKVITVINECGDAAPSTPIGINLPNQEWIREKVGSKSVSLGNIVASYNYARAKSPMIDEFGENPQVIERVKKYGALAGDLHTDMHEVIGHASGKINEGVAGTDVTLKNYASTLEEARADLVALYYITDKKLIDIGVMPSIEVGKAEFDSYILNGLMTQLNRINPGNNLEESHMRNRQLVASWVYEKGKQDNVIERITRNGKTYFKINDYDKLRTLFGELLKEIQRIKSEGDYTSGKNLVENFGVKVDQDLLKEVHERYKALNIAPYMGFIQPRLVPVMQGDSITDVKVEYNNDFLPQMLEYGKEFSFLPIRN; encoded by the coding sequence ATGAGAATTTTACTTGTAATCCTAACAGCAACATCAGGTGTATTAGCACTAACATCATGCAAACAAGCACCAAAACAAGAAAACGCAAACACTGCAGCCAAGACAACACCTGAAATTGAAATTGTAGCAGATCGCTTTGCCGATATTCAAATGCTCCGTTACACTATTCCGGGTTTTGAAGAACTCAGTCTCCCACAAAAACAATTAGCCTACTATCTTTATATGGCAGGAATGTCGGGGCGTGATATTTTTTATGATCAGAAAAACCGTTACAATCTTCAGATAAGAAAAACTTTAGAAACAATTCTTGAAACATATCAGGGCGATAAAAACGAAGACAACTACAAAAAATTTATGGTCTATGCCAAGCGTTTTTTCTTCAGTAATGGCATTCATCATCATTACTCAACTGATAAAATGATTCCTGAATTTGATCCGGCTTTTTTAGACACATTAATTTCAAAAAGCGATTACAGCAAAATGCCTAATGAAGGGAAAAAAATTGAAGAGTTTATTTCATTTTTAAAACCAATATTATTTGACCCGAAACTTGATGCCAAAGGAGTTTCGCTTGCAGCAGATGTTGATAATGTAAAGGCTTCGTCAAGTAATCTTTACGAAAATGTAACACAAAAAGAAGTTGAGCAGTTTTATAAAAACAAAATTCTTCCCGGTGTAAAAGAGCAACCATCTTGGGGATTAAACTCCAAAGTGATGAAGGTAAATGGAAAAATTGAAGAACAGGTGTGGAAATCGGGAGGCATGTATGGTGCTGCCATAGATAAAATTGTTTATTGGCTCGAAAAGGCTGTTACCGTTGCAGAAAACGATGCCCAAAAAGCTACCCTTGAAGCATTGGTTAAGTTTTATAAAACCGGCAATTTAAAAGATTATGATGATTACTGTGTTTTGTGGGTTAAAGATACTGCAAGCCGCATTGATATTGCCAATGGATTTATTGAAGTATATCTCGACCCAATGCATAAAAAAGGGGCTTACGAATCGGTGCTTAGTCTTAAAGACCTGGAAGCTACTAAACGTATTGCAGCAATCGGCAAAGAAGCACAATGGTTTGAAGACCACTCTCCTATTTTGCCTGAACATAAAAAGAAAAATGTAAAAGGAATTTCGGCAAAAGTGATAACAGTAATTAACGAGTGTGGTGATGCTGCTCCATCAACACCTATCGGTATTAACCTACCCAATCAGGAATGGATTCGCGAGAAAGTGGGCTCTAAATCTGTTTCATTAGGAAACATAGTTGCTTCTTATAATTATGCTCGTGCCAAAAGCCCGATGATTGATGAGTTTGGCGAAAATCCTCAGGTGATTGAACGGGTTAAAAAATATGGTGCCTTAGCCGGTGATCTTCATACCGACATGCATGAAGTAATTGGTCATGCATCGGGAAAAATTAATGAAGGTGTTGCGGGTACAGATGTAACCTTAAAAAACTATGCAAGCACATTGGAAGAAGCACGTGCCGATCTGGTAGCACTATATTACATAACCGATAAAAAATTAATAGACATTGGTGTGATGCCATCTATCGAAGTAGGCAAAGCAGAGTTTGATTCTTATATCCTTAATGGATTGATGACACAGTTGAACCGCATTAATCCCGGTAACAATCTTGAAGAGTCGCACATGCGCAACCGTCAGCTTGTAGCATCATGGGTTTACGAAAAAGGCAAACAGGATAATGTAATTGAACGCATTACCAGAAATGGAAAAACTTATTTCAAAATAAACGACTATGACAAACTAAGAACACTGTTTGGAGAGTTGCTAAAAGAGATTCAACGTATAAAATCCGAAGGTGATTATACTTCAGGGAAAAATTTAGTAGAAAATTTTGGCGTAAAAGTAGATCAGGATTTATTAAAAGAAGTTCACGAAAGATATAAAGCATTAAACATTGCACCTTATATGGGATTTATTCAACCCAGGTTAGTTCCGGTAATGCAAGGCGATAGTATCACTGATGTTAAAGTTGAATACAACAATGATTTTCTTCCTCAAATGCTTGAGTATGGAAAAGAATTTTCTTTCTTGCCTATCCGAAATTAA
- the serC gene encoding 3-phosphoserine/phosphohydroxythreonine transaminase: protein MRKHNFGAGPGVLPEVAIKKTQESLLDFNNSGMGVMEISHRSKDFDAVLQKAKSLVKELLHVPDTHEVLFLQGGASTQFAMVPMNFLKKKAAYIDQGAWSNKAIKEAKLFGEVEVIASSKDKNYSYQPKGYTIPADCDYLHICSNETIHGTQVKNFPASPIPVICDMSSDIFSRPVDVSKFDMIYAGAQKNMGPSGVTLVIIKKDIVGKSERVMPTMLNYKTHLENDSLYNTPPVIAILVCMHVLEWLKSIGGVEAMQKINQQKFDMFYNEVDTNPLFTGTAAPEDRSPMNACFLLKDASMDEAFLGKAKEAGIVGIKGHRSVGGFRASMYNALPVESVKVLVQVMKDFAKTNG from the coding sequence ATGCGTAAACATAATTTTGGTGCCGGTCCTGGTGTATTACCGGAAGTTGCAATAAAGAAAACACAAGAATCTCTTTTAGATTTTAACAACAGCGGAATGGGCGTGATGGAAATTTCGCATCGCAGCAAAGATTTTGATGCTGTTCTTCAAAAAGCAAAGTCGCTGGTAAAGGAGTTACTTCACGTGCCTGATACGCATGAAGTACTTTTCTTACAAGGTGGTGCCAGCACACAGTTTGCCATGGTACCAATGAACTTTCTTAAAAAGAAAGCTGCATACATTGATCAGGGTGCTTGGAGTAACAAAGCTATTAAAGAAGCCAAACTCTTTGGCGAAGTTGAAGTGATTGCATCAAGTAAAGACAAAAACTATTCCTATCAACCAAAAGGATATACGATACCTGCTGATTGCGACTATCTGCATATCTGTAGCAATGAAACCATTCACGGCACTCAGGTAAAAAATTTTCCGGCAAGCCCTATTCCTGTAATATGCGATATGAGCAGCGATATTTTTTCACGTCCTGTTGATGTTTCAAAGTTTGACATGATATATGCAGGTGCACAAAAAAATATGGGCCCTTCAGGAGTAACACTTGTCATCATTAAAAAAGACATTGTTGGTAAATCCGAAAGAGTGATGCCAACCATGCTCAACTATAAAACGCATCTTGAAAACGATTCGCTATACAACACACCTCCTGTAATTGCGATTCTTGTTTGTATGCATGTATTAGAGTGGTTAAAATCAATTGGTGGCGTAGAAGCAATGCAAAAGATTAATCAACAGAAGTTTGATATGTTTTATAATGAGGTTGACACCAATCCATTATTTACTGGAACTGCAGCACCCGAAGACCGATCACCCATGAATGCTTGTTTCCTTTTAAAAGATGCCTCCATGGACGAAGCCTTCTTAGGCAAAGCAAAAGAAGCCGGCATTGTAGGTATTAAAGGTCATCGAAGTGTAGGTGGTTTTCGTGCAAGCATGTACAATGCACTTCCTGTTGAAAGCGTAAAAGTATTGGTACAGGTGATGAAAGATTTTGCAAAAACAAACGGTTAA
- a CDS encoding DUF1015 family protein has translation MATLKPFKGIRPKKELVKRIACRPYDVLDEKEARAETKGDKISFYHVIKPEIDFPDDFDHYAPEIYKKGKENFEAMFKDGVFFQDNKDCYYIYAQSMDGRKQYGIVGCAAVDDYMNDVIKKHELTRPDKEEDRKNHVRVSGLNYEPVFFAYPQVRKLDELVEHITSAAPEYDFVTDDHIGHQFWIVNNDSDINIITEEFAKLKNTYVADGHHRTAAAALVGKERREKNPSHTGKEEYNFFLAVHFPDNQLKIMDYNRVIKDLNGMDAKQFIDKLKENFVVEEKGSDEYRPAALHEFSMYLEGKWYKLNAKPGTFNDKDPICVLDVTILSDKVLAPLLNITDLRKDKRIDFVGGLRGLGELKRRVDNGEMKVAFALYAVTMQQLIDIADNNLIMPPKVTWFEPKLRSGLVLHSLD, from the coding sequence ATGGCAACATTAAAACCATTCAAAGGAATAAGACCCAAAAAAGAATTAGTAAAGCGAATTGCTTGTCGCCCTTACGATGTACTTGACGAAAAAGAAGCACGTGCAGAAACTAAAGGCGACAAAATATCATTCTATCATGTTATAAAACCTGAAATTGATTTTCCGGACGATTTCGATCACTATGCACCTGAAATTTATAAAAAAGGCAAAGAAAATTTCGAAGCCATGTTTAAAGACGGAGTGTTTTTTCAAGACAACAAAGACTGCTACTATATTTATGCACAAAGCATGGACGGACGTAAACAATATGGCATAGTAGGCTGTGCTGCTGTTGACGATTACATGAATGATGTTATCAAAAAACATGAACTTACACGTCCGGATAAAGAAGAAGACCGTAAAAACCACGTACGTGTTTCCGGATTGAATTATGAGCCTGTATTTTTTGCCTATCCACAAGTCAGAAAATTAGATGAGTTGGTTGAGCATATTACCTCTGCTGCTCCCGAATATGATTTTGTAACTGACGATCACATTGGACATCAGTTCTGGATAGTGAACAACGATTCTGACATAAATATTATCACAGAAGAGTTTGCAAAACTAAAAAACACCTACGTTGCAGATGGGCATCACCGCACAGCTGCTGCTGCTTTGGTTGGCAAAGAAAGACGCGAAAAAAATCCTTCACACACAGGAAAAGAAGAGTACAACTTTTTTCTGGCAGTGCATTTCCCCGACAATCAATTAAAAATAATGGATTACAACAGGGTTATTAAAGACCTGAACGGAATGGATGCAAAACAGTTTATTGACAAGCTGAAAGAAAATTTTGTTGTTGAAGAAAAAGGAAGTGATGAATATCGTCCTGCAGCTTTGCACGAGTTTAGCATGTATCTGGAAGGCAAATGGTATAAATTAAATGCCAAACCGGGCACTTTCAATGATAAAGACCCTATTTGCGTTCTTGATGTCACTATCTTATCAGATAAAGTTCTGGCACCTTTGTTAAACATCACCGACCTGCGCAAGGACAAAAGAATTGATTTTGTTGGCGGACTTCGTGGTCTTGGTGAATTAAAAAGAAGAGTTGATAACGGAGAAATGAAGGTTGCTTTTGCACTTTATGCAGTAACTATGCAGCAACTTATTGATATTGCCGACAATAATCTTATTATGCCACCCAAGGTAACCTGGTTTGAGCCAAAACTTCGTAGTGGCCTCGTACTGCATTCATTGGACTAA
- a CDS encoding 4Fe-4S dicluster domain-containing protein encodes MAIIITDECINCGACEPECPNNAIYEGGAEWRFSDGTTVKGMFNKMDGTAIDADTPQTPVNLDHYYIVPDKCTECVGFHDEPQCASVCPVDCCVDDENVRETKEALLEKKSRMHQ; translated from the coding sequence ATGGCTATTATAATTACTGACGAATGTATTAACTGCGGAGCCTGCGAACCCGAGTGCCCCAACAATGCTATTTACGAAGGTGGTGCAGAATGGCGTTTTTCTGATGGTACCACTGTAAAAGGCATGTTTAACAAAATGGATGGTACAGCCATTGATGCCGATACCCCTCAAACACCTGTTAATTTGGACCACTACTATATAGTTCCGGATAAATGTACAGAATGTGTTGGCTTTCATGACGAACCACAGTGCGCTTCGGTTTGCCCGGTTGATTGCTGTGTTGACGATGAAAACGTTAGAGAAACAAAAGAAGCTTTGCTTGAAAAGAAATCACGCATGCACCAATAA